The following are encoded in a window of Drosophila simulans strain w501 chromosome 3L, Prin_Dsim_3.1, whole genome shotgun sequence genomic DNA:
- the LOC6738748 gene encoding mediator of RNA polymerase II transcription subunit 12 isoform X2, with protein MNMQQFAPNPNNMMQQNAMLQQQQQMQQMGNNPLQQQLNVGGGNGQQNPQMNFMQQGPGGGGAGPQGMPGQQQQWHNAPQQQQPPQPYHNQYAPHQQNMQSNRIERPPLNANSKQALSQMLRQRQPFQQQAQQGPGGGFNPMQQQPQPSQQQPGPQQQINPNQMRQQQMNPQQNPQSVAAFNAMQQQQQQQNAQQQQMNPNQQQQQQFMRGGNMRPGMAPNQMNQMNMGGQGMPQNPMMQQQIPQNMVGMVNPNANQMMQSGGAQGGNGVGVGVGVGVGGAGNNPNMGMGGMPQQGMMQQQPQQQPQQQVQFQNFQNQYQQQQQQQQGMQQQGGGAGVGVGVGMAPNQQQQQQANMMGNFNPQMQQANRNNPDFMAAAAVAQQQQQQQQQQRVVPGGMMAGNRNQYMNQAPNVTMSTMMGPGPGGVVGQVPPYARQQSAGGGKPGVLNTQQQFQQQQQQQQQLRHQQMMQMQGMGGGAGGGMGAGPQQAGGAVGGGGGGGMVPQQQSMNQQQTPNLVAQLQRQNMMGQQQYQPPPY; from the exons ATGAACATGCAGCAGTTTGCACCCAATCCGAACAACATGATGCAGCAGAATGCCatgttgcaacagcagcagcagatgcagcaaaTGGGCAACAacccactgcagcagcagttgaaTGTGGGCGGTGGCAACGGGCAGCAAAATCCCCAGATGAACTTCATGCAGCAGGGGCCAGGAGGCGGTGGAGCCGGACCGCAGGGTATGcctggccagcagcaacagtggcACAAtgcgccgcagcagcagcagccgccacaACCGTATCACAACCAATACGCTCCGCATCAGCAGAACATGCAGT CAAATCGCATCGAGCGCCCGCCGTTGAATGCCAACTCCAAGCAGGCGCTATCACAGATGTTACGACAACGACAACCATTCCAGCAGCAAGCGCAACAGGGTCCGGGGGGCGGTTTCAATCCGatgcagcaacaaccacaaccTTCGCAACAACAGCCCGGTCCTCAGCAGCAGATAAACCCCAACCAAATGCGCCAGCAGCAAATGAATCCCCAGCAAAATCCTCAGTCTGTGGCTGCTTTCAACgccatgcagcagcagcagcagcagcagaacgcccagcagcaacagatgaATCccaaccagcagcaacagcagcagttcaTGCGCGGCGGCAACATGCGACCCGGCATGGCGCCGAACCAGATGAATCAGATGAACATGGGAGGTCAAGGCATGCCGCAGAATCCAATGATGCAGCAACAGATCCCACAGAATATGGTGGGCATGGTCAACCCGAATGCCAACCAAATGATGCAGAGCGGTGGAGCTCAGGGAGGCAACGGTGTGGGGGTTGGTGTAGGCGTCGGCGTTGGCGGCGCCGGCAACAATCCCAACATGGGCATGGGAGGCATGCCTCAGCAGGGCAtgatgcaacagcagccgcagcaacagccccagcagcaggtgcagtTCCAGAACTTCCAGAATcagtaccagcagcagcagcagcaacagcagggcATGCAGCAACAGGGCGGTGGAGCAGGcgttggagtgggcgtgggcatgGCGCCcaatcagcaacaacagcagcaggccaaCATGATGGGCAACTTCAATCCGCAGATGCAGCAGGCGAATCGCAACAATCCCGACTTTATGGCCGCCGCAGCGgttgcccagcagcagcagcaacaacaacagcagcagcgcgtTGTTCCCGGAGGAATGATGGCCGGCAACCGGAACCAGTACATGAACCAGGCGCCCAACGTAACCATGTCCACCATGATGGGTCCGGGGCCGGGTGGCGTCGTCGGCCAGGTGCCTCCGTACGCCCGCCAGCAGTCGGCGGGAGGAGGCAAACCCGGCGTCCTCAACACccagcagcagttccagcagcagcagcagcaacaacagcagctgaGGCACCAGCAAATGATGCAGATGCAGGGCATGGGTGGTGGCGCGGGCGGCGGCATGGGAGCCGGGCCCCAGCAGGCGGGTGGCGCCgttggcggtggcggcggaggcggaatggtgccgcagcagcagagcaTGAACCAGCAACAAACGCCGAATCTGGTGGCTCAGCTCCAGCGGCAGAACATGATGGGCCAGCAGCAGTATCAACCTCCACCGTACTAG
- the LOC6738748 gene encoding mediator of RNA polymerase II transcription subunit 12 isoform X1, with protein MLSMLQEKRPLKRTRLGPPDIYPQDAKQREDELTPTNVKHGFTTTPPLSDEFGTAHNSNVNASKVSAFFSGVLAKKEELMTLPDTGRKKQQINCKDNFWPVSPRRKCTVDAWFKDLAGNKPLLSLAKRAPSFNKKEEIFITLCENQVNMQRATWFIKLSAAYTLSFTESKNKKRSIYDPAAEWTGNMIKFMKELLPKLQEYYQQSHDKSSSNGTTSGSLTAAGNGPASNGTTGTTSINSVTGSNAPTNVIPVPSMASPLPPIHSPANGQQGAPGGGVSAGSVMPTTGSLGGVVGGPGSSVVGGAAGAGAAVPPGSTISGIGSQFEDSRNALKYWKYCHQLSKYMYEESLLDRQEFLNWILDLLDKMRTQASFDEPLKKLVLSFALQYMHDFVQSERLCRKMAYIVSKKLAQLLNTVVEQQTIKELDEPKLQQDPYELALQEQMSCPHHRDIVLYLSTILQIITIECPTALVWSGIAAHRAPSSLLGSPLDHLPLAPSVLPMPTRCPRTNQEIRRQLRAAESDIVLRTQHAEQRWFAAKWLSAGKNQYTSVLATLDHLDTHCFDRMEHNNSIDTLYAQIFPSPTASRRREEDQVEPRPPYEPKQDKDTVRILCEWAVSGQRWGEHRAMVVAILLDKRQIDVTSTPADQQSSDKDDKDSLASGAGLIDGLPVFQHVLMHFLDHDAPVLDEHVSSPQQRTEFTNLVQLFSALIRHDVFSHNAYMHTLISRGDLLLESVLVIKSGTTATKTSPPPPAPPPTTTHGFDDDGFGGGLDFKHNEFDDSNVDDDLDKLVQNIKEKGQQHEAPDSPKIGPPGDGETNPGGSISRHYVYTKHFPIPQDDPSMSSYSSESNQRYILLFGVGKERDEKKHAVKKMSKEIGKLFTKKFSIDVAAAGHVKKHSRNEFNFEATTSKCQQMAYFDQHVVTAQCAANVLEQLNGFALGNNNYLPVQEHVAFLFDLMELALNIYSLLELCDSLLKELPEVEHQLQLKKSNLVRSYTTSLALYIVSILRRYHSCLLLSPEQTLSVFEGVCRTIRHVSNPSECTSAERCIIAYLSDLHESCVLLQGKEQSTEYYQQLQCIKRFKDIFNTPEQLDLPPQGYNPLLLQELFIAPRRGGKLDPHWLGTLHESPANVYSFVSNALIAVCRETDNERLNDVALACAELTASCNVLSEEWIYALQSLCSGSKSPRYPHLGGQVDIGQVKTHNALAVFVCILVARHCFSLADFVSKFALPTLARSVSAGGAELSVDAEAGARLTCHLVLKLFKTLEIPQPGMYSVSTSPNPLHAVGNDFSIRLSCDRHLLVGAHKTIPIAAVLAVLKAILIVVDNAALKTPLVSGSGSSSGGLGGAFGSGKRSGFNTPVHPGSTPKSNEQRPADLSQILGTSDLQLGSSLTSEPEALQQPSVGGMEQISLLEFAQAVLKQICAQEHVLERCLKNAEQLCDMIIDEMLTAKQAQRVLHMICYPEAEFNIISELDQRSMIVRILENLGQWTLRISWLDLQLMYRQSLSNNAELNVWLDTVARAAIDVFHMEEVVLPGAVKATHKPKPSTWLVAPLIAKLTPAVQGRILRVAGQVLESMNYFSKVPKSDCNSSGSGDEREKSNSCHSSNSYGLGGVPARNKKMPLNYQPFLGLILTCLKGQDEYKENLLVSLYAQLSQCLQSFAELDTIGGIDEPQAREEILDALQLRFSLVGGMFEAIQKNSTPTTDWAILLAQLVCQGVVDLSCNRELFTTVVDMLATLVHSTLVSDDERHYMNLMKKLKKEIGEKNNASIRVIRQLLPLYKQPTEVIACEHSGMDTKGNKICDIDKKQLRISDKQRISVWDILEGHKNPAPLSWVWFGAVKLERKPLTYEEAHRNLKYHTHSLVKPSSYYYEPLPLPPEDIEPVPEKICIKDEMKADTPSSVDQSPSAVVGGTGRGRGKGTTTRKRKPKNPKTPPVVNTQQQQPQLAPQPQQPQNVQQQQLQQQQQQQQHMQQQQMQPNQMGQMPMNMPMNMQQFAPNPNNMMQQNAMLQQQQQMQQMGNNPLQQQLNVGGGNGQQNPQMNFMQQGPGGGGAGPQGMPGQQQQWHNAPQQQQPPQPYHNQYAPHQQNMQSNRIERPPLNANSKQALSQMLRQRQPFQQQAQQGPGGGFNPMQQQPQPSQQQPGPQQQINPNQMRQQQMNPQQNPQSVAAFNAMQQQQQQQNAQQQQMNPNQQQQQQFMRGGNMRPGMAPNQMNQMNMGGQGMPQNPMMQQQIPQNMVGMVNPNANQMMQSGGAQGGNGVGVGVGVGVGGAGNNPNMGMGGMPQQGMMQQQPQQQPQQQVQFQNFQNQYQQQQQQQQGMQQQGGGAGVGVGVGMAPNQQQQQQANMMGNFNPQMQQANRNNPDFMAAAAVAQQQQQQQQQQRVVPGGMMAGNRNQYMNQAPNVTMSTMMGPGPGGVVGQVPPYARQQSAGGGKPGVLNTQQQFQQQQQQQQQLRHQQMMQMQGMGGGAGGGMGAGPQQAGGAVGGGGGGGMVPQQQSMNQQQTPNLVAQLQRQNMMGQQQYQPPPY; from the exons CCAGCAAAGTGAGCGCATTCTTCAGCGGCGTCCTAGCCAAGAAGGAGGAGTTGATGACCCTGCCGGACACGGGGCGCAAGAAGCAGCAGATCAACTGCAAGGACAACTTCTGGCCCGTGTCGCCGCGTCGCAAGTGCACGGTGGACGCCTGGTTTAAGGACCTCGCCGGTAACAAACCCCTGCTTAGCCTGGCCAAACGGGCGCCATCGTTCAACAAGAAGGAGGAGATCTTCATTACTCTGTGCGAGAACCAGGTGAACATGCAACGTGCCACCTGGTTCATCAAGCTGAGCGCCGCCTATACGCTTAGCTTCACCGAGTCCAAGAACAAGAAGCGATCCATTTACGACCCGGCTGCCGAGTGGACCGGCAACATGATCAAGTTCATGAAAGAGCTGCTCCCCAAACTCCAAGAGTATTATCAGCAGA GCCACGACAAGTCCTCTTCGAATGGCACCACTTCCGGAAGCCTGACCGCCGCCGGTAATGGTCCTGCCAGCAATGGCACCACTGGCACCACCTCTATTAACTCCGTCACCGGCAGCAATGCTCCCACGAACGTAATCCCCGTACCCAGCATGGCCAGTCCACTGCCACCGATTCACAGTCCAGCTAATGGCCAACAGGGTGCTCCTGGCGGAGGAGTGAGTGCCGGCAGTGTCATGCCGACGACGGGAAGCCTTGGAGGAGTAGTCGGTGGGCCGGGCTCTTCTGTGGTAGGAGGCGCAGCTGGTGCAGGAGCTGCAGTGCCACCAGGCTCTACAATTTCCGGAATTGGAAGCCAGTTCGAAGATAGTCGCAATGCGCTTAAGTATTGGAAATACTGCCACCAATTGAGCAAGTACATGTACGAGGAATCACTTTTGGACCGACAGGAATTTCTAAACTGGATCCTCGACCTTTTGGACAAGATGCGTACGCAGGCAAGCTTCGACGAACCGCTGAAGAAATTGGTGCTCAGCTTTGCCCTTCAGTACATGCACGACTTCGTCCAGTCGGAGCGTCTTTGCCGAAAGATGGCCTACATAGTGTCCAAAAAACTGGCCCAGTTGCTGAACACTGTCGTAGAACAGCAGACCATCAAAGAGTTGGACGAGCCGAAGTTGCAACAGGATCCCTACGAGCTGGCGCTTCAGGAACAAATGAGTTGTCCCCATCATCGGGATATAGTGCTGTATTTAAGCACGATCCTACAGATCATCACAATCGAGTGCCCCACAGCACTGGTCTGGAGTGGGATTGCAGCTCACCGAGCACCCTCCTCGCTGTTGGGTAGTCCGCTGGACCATTTGCCGTTGGCGCCCTCAGTCCTACCGATGCCCACACGCTGTCCGCGAACCAATCAGGAGATTCGACGTCAACTGCGGGCCGCCGAGTCGGACATCGTATTGCGCACTCAGCATGCAGAGCAGCGCTGGTTTGCAGCCAAGTGGCTGAGTGCCGGCAAGAATCAATACACCAGTGTGCTGGCCACACTGGACCACTTGGACACGCACTGCTTCGATCGCATGGAACACAATAATAGTATCGATACCCTATACGCACAAATATTTCCCAGCCCAACCGCTAGTCGCAGGCGGGAGGAGGATCAGGTGGAACCTCGTCCGCCTTATGAACCCAAACAAGACAAGGACACGGTACGCATCCTGTGCGAGTGGGCTGTGTCGGGACAGCGTTGGGGAGAACACAGAGCAATGGTTGTGGCCATTCTGCTTGACAAGCGACAGATTGACGTGACCAGCACGCCGGCGGATCAGCAGTCCAGTGATAAGGATGACAAAGACTCGCTAGCTTCGGGCGCCGGCTTAATTGATGGCCTGCCTGTGTTTCAGCACGTGTTAATGCATTTCCTCGACCACGACGCTCCCGTCCTAGATGAGCACGTGAGCAGTCCCCAGCAGCGCACGGAATTCACCAACCTTGTTCAGCTGTTCAGTGCATTGATTCGCCACGATGTCTTTTCGCACAACGCCTACATGCACACGCTAATTTCACGGGGTGATCTGCTCCTGGAGTCCGTGCTGGTGATCAAATCAGGAACGACGGCCACGAAAACATCGCCGccacctccagctccaccaccaACGACGACGCACGGTTTCGATGATGACGGATTCGGCGGGGGCTTGGACTTCAAACACAACGAATTTGATGATTCCAATGTGGACGACGATTTGGACAAACTGGTGCAAAATATTAAGGAGAAAGGACAGCAGCACGAAGCTCCCGACAGTCCCAAGATCGGTCCTCCAGGCGATGGAGAAACCAATCCTGGCGGTAGCATATCGAGGCATTACGTGTACACCAAGCACTTTCCCATCCCGCAGGATGATCCCAGCATGAGCAGCTACAGCAGTGAAAGCAACCAGCGCTACATCCTGCTCTTCGGTGTCGGCAAAGAGAGGGACGAGAAGAAGCATGCTGTCAAGAAGATGTCTAAGGAAATTGGCAAGCTTTTCACTAAAAAGTTTAGCATAGATGTGGCCGCGGCCGGTCACGTAAAGAAGCACTCGCGCAACGAGTTCAACTTCGAAGCTACCACATCCAAGTGCCAGCAGATGGCTTATTTCGACCAGCACGTGGTCACCGCCCAGTGCGCGGCCAATGTCCTGGAGCAGCTAAACGGATTCGCGTTAGGGAACAACAACTACCTGCCGGTGCAGGAGCACGTGGCGTTCCTCTTTGATCTGATGGAGCTGGCTCTAAATATCTACAGTCTTTTGGAACTGTGCGATAGCCTGTTGAAGGAGTTGCCTGAGGTGGAGCACCAGTTGCAGCTGAAGAAGTCAAACTTAGTGCGTAGTTACACCACTTCACTCGCCCTCTACATCGTCAGCATCCTGCGGCGCTACCACAGTTGCCTTCTTCTTTCACCGGAGCAGACGCTGTCTGTATTTGAGGGAGTCTGTCGTACCATTCGGCACGTATCGAATCCGAGCGAGTGCACTTCGGCGGAGCGCTGCATCATTGCCTACCTAAGCGACCTACACGAATCATGCGTTTTGCTCCAGGGAAAGGAACAATCCACGGAATACTACCAGCAGCTGCAGTGCATCAAGCGGTTCAAGGACATTTTCAACACTCCAGAGCAGCTTGA ccTACCACCGCAGGGTTACAACCCACTGTTGTTGCAGGAGCTGTTCATAGCCCCTCGACGCGGTGGTAAACTGGATCCTCACTGGCTGGGAACTCTGCACGAGTCGCCGGCCAATGTATACAGCTTCGTGTCGAACGCTTTGATAGCCGTCTGCCGAGAGACGGACAACGAACGGCTGAACGATGTGGCCCTCGCATGTGCCGAACTGACCGCCAGCTGCAACGTCTTGTCCGAGGAGTGGATATACGCTCTGCAGAGTCTGTGCAGCGGCAGTAAGAGTCCGCGTTATCCGCACCTGGGCGGACAGGTCGACATTGGGCAAGTTAAGACTCACAACGCCCTGGCCGTGTTCGTATGCATTCTGGTGGCCAGGCATTGCTTCTCACTAGCCGACTTTGTAAGTAAGTTCGCCCTGCCCACGTTGGCCCGATCTGTGAGCGCTGGTGGAGCCGAACTGAGCGTGGATGCTGAGGCGGGTGCTCGTCTTACATGTCACCTGGTACTGAAGCTGTTCAAGACCTTGGAGATTCCTCAACCTGGCATGTACTCGGTTAGCACTTCCCCGAATCCACTGCACGCTGTGGGAAACGACTTTAGCATTCGGCTGAGCTGCGATCGTCATCTTCTGGTGGGTGCCCATAAAACCATTCCCATTGCCGCAGTGCTTGCCGTGCTCAAGGCCATTCTCATTGTTGTGGACAATGCGGCGCTTAAAACACCATTGGTTTCTGGCAGCGGCTCCTCCTCTGGTGGATTGGGCGGCGCGTTTGGGAGCGGCAAACGTAGTGGCTTCAACACACCGGTTCATCCGGGAAGCACACCCAAGAGCAACGAACAACGACCTGCCGATCTCAGCCAGATCCTGGGCACCAGCGATTTACAGTTGGGCAGCAGTTTGACAAGCGAACCCGAAGCCCTGCAACAGCCATCGGTAGGAGGAATGGAGCAGATCTCGCTGTTGGAGTTCGCACAGGCGGTGCTCAAGCAGATCTGCGCCCAGGAACACGTTCTGGAAAGGTGCCTAAAGAACGCAGAGCAACTCTGCGACATGATAATCGACGAAATGCTGACCGCGAAACAGGCACAGCGGGTTCTGCACATGATCTGCTATCCGGAAGCTGAGTTCAACATCATCTCCGAGCTGGATCAGCGCTCAATGATCGTGCGCATACTAGAGAATCTCGGACAGTGGACACTGCGTATCTCGTGGCTGGATCTTCAGCTTATGTACCGCCAATCGCTGAGCAACAACGCGGAGCTTAATGTCTGGCTCGACACAGTGGCACGTGCGGCAATCGACGTCTTTCACATGGAGGAAGTTGTCCTGCCGGGTGCCGTGAAGGCGACCCACAAACCCAAACCGTCCACCTGGCTAGTGGCTCCTCTCATCGCTAAACTAACACCAGCAGTGCAGGGCAGGATACTTCGAGTGGCTGGTCAGGTTCTCGAGAGCATGAATTATTTCTCCAAGGTGCCCAAGTCCGATTGCAATAGCTCGGGCAGTGGCGACGAGCGCGAGAAGAGCAACAGTTGTCACAGTAGCAATAGCTATGGACTGGGCGGCGTGCCCGCACGCAACAAGAAGATGCCGCTTAATTACCAACCATTCTTGGGACTCATCCTAACTTGCCTGAAAGGCCAGGACGAGTACAAGGAAAACTTACTGGTTTCGCTCTATGCCCAGTTATCACAATGTCTGCAATCCTTTGCTGAG CTGGACACTATTGGTGGCATTGATGAGCCGCAGGCACGCGAGGAGATCCTCGATGCGCTGCAGTTGCGCTTTTCGCTCGTGGGCGGCATGTTCGAGGCTATCCAAAAGAACAGTACACCCACCACAGACTGGGCCATTCTTCTGGCCCAATTGGTTTGCCAGGGCGTGGTGGATCTCAGCTGCAATCGTGAGCTGTTCACCACCGTGGTGGACATGTTGGCCACATTGGTGCATTCAACACTGGTCTCTGATGACGAGAGGCACTATATGAACCTGATGAAGAAGCTAAAGAAGGAAATCGGAGAGAAGAACAACGCCTCCATTCGGGTTATTCGGCAGCTTCTTCCACTTTACAAGCAGCCCACTGAG GTGATTGCGTGTGAACACTCTGGAATGGACACCAAGGGCAACAAGATCTGCGATATAGACAAAAAGCAACTTCGCATTTCAGACAAACAGCGCATCAGCGTGTGGGACATCCTTGAGGGTCACAAGAACCCGGCTCCTCTGTCCTGGGTGTGGTTTGGTGCAGTTAAGCTGGAGCGGAAGCCCCTTACTTACGAGGAAGCTCACCGCAACCTGAAGTATCACACGCACAGTCTGGTCAAGCCCAGTAGTTACTACTATGAGCCGTTGCCACTGCCACCTGAAGACATTGAACCTGTTCCTGAGAAGATTTGCATA AAGGATGAAATGAAGGCGGACACGCCCTCGTCGGTGGATCAGTCGCCAAGCGCTGTGGTAGGCGGCACTGGAAGGGGTCGCGGCAAGGGAACGACTACTCGGAAACGCAAGCCCAAGAACCCGAAAACGCCACCGGTGGTCAATactcagcaacagcagcctcAGCTGGCACCGCAGCCTCAACAGCCGCAGAAtgtgcagcaacagcagttgcagcagcagcagcaacaacagcagcacatgcaacagcagcagatgcagcccAACCAAATGGGTCAGATGCCAATGAATATGCCg ATGAACATGCAGCAGTTTGCACCCAATCCGAACAACATGATGCAGCAGAATGCCatgttgcaacagcagcagcagatgcagcaaaTGGGCAACAacccactgcagcagcagttgaaTGTGGGCGGTGGCAACGGGCAGCAAAATCCCCAGATGAACTTCATGCAGCAGGGGCCAGGAGGCGGTGGAGCCGGACCGCAGGGTATGcctggccagcagcaacagtggcACAAtgcgccgcagcagcagcagccgccacaACCGTATCACAACCAATACGCTCCGCATCAGCAGAACATGCAGT CAAATCGCATCGAGCGCCCGCCGTTGAATGCCAACTCCAAGCAGGCGCTATCACAGATGTTACGACAACGACAACCATTCCAGCAGCAAGCGCAACAGGGTCCGGGGGGCGGTTTCAATCCGatgcagcaacaaccacaaccTTCGCAACAACAGCCCGGTCCTCAGCAGCAGATAAACCCCAACCAAATGCGCCAGCAGCAAATGAATCCCCAGCAAAATCCTCAGTCTGTGGCTGCTTTCAACgccatgcagcagcagcagcagcagcagaacgcccagcagcaacagatgaATCccaaccagcagcaacagcagcagttcaTGCGCGGCGGCAACATGCGACCCGGCATGGCGCCGAACCAGATGAATCAGATGAACATGGGAGGTCAAGGCATGCCGCAGAATCCAATGATGCAGCAACAGATCCCACAGAATATGGTGGGCATGGTCAACCCGAATGCCAACCAAATGATGCAGAGCGGTGGAGCTCAGGGAGGCAACGGTGTGGGGGTTGGTGTAGGCGTCGGCGTTGGCGGCGCCGGCAACAATCCCAACATGGGCATGGGAGGCATGCCTCAGCAGGGCAtgatgcaacagcagccgcagcaacagccccagcagcaggtgcagtTCCAGAACTTCCAGAATcagtaccagcagcagcagcagcaacagcagggcATGCAGCAACAGGGCGGTGGAGCAGGcgttggagtgggcgtgggcatgGCGCCcaatcagcaacaacagcagcaggccaaCATGATGGGCAACTTCAATCCGCAGATGCAGCAGGCGAATCGCAACAATCCCGACTTTATGGCCGCCGCAGCGgttgcccagcagcagcagcaacaacaacagcagcagcgcgtTGTTCCCGGAGGAATGATGGCCGGCAACCGGAACCAGTACATGAACCAGGCGCCCAACGTAACCATGTCCACCATGATGGGTCCGGGGCCGGGTGGCGTCGTCGGCCAGGTGCCTCCGTACGCCCGCCAGCAGTCGGCGGGAGGAGGCAAACCCGGCGTCCTCAACACccagcagcagttccagcagcagcagcagcaacaacagcagctgaGGCACCAGCAAATGATGCAGATGCAGGGCATGGGTGGTGGCGCGGGCGGCGGCATGGGAGCCGGGCCCCAGCAGGCGGGTGGCGCCgttggcggtggcggcggaggcggaatggtgccgcagcagcagagcaTGAACCAGCAACAAACGCCGAATCTGGTGGCTCAGCTCCAGCGGCAGAACATGATGGGCCAGCAGCAGTATCAACCTCCACCGTACTAG